From a region of the Daphnia magna isolate NIES linkage group LG1, ASM2063170v1.1, whole genome shotgun sequence genome:
- the LOC116917708 gene encoding pumilio homolog 2 isoform X1, producing the protein MKWVGGDSQETPSSCSGMLGNGSHVPLQTVPEMARPISSRSQDDAMVSYIFQRPQTDGNFQAFSKHQSRWLGDESISEVKPGLANDAAQASVSQPSAVNSQQRSQFDQIAPSAKKLWGVEEQKEDTKSSLFNISDQTWRDSTWSNSTIDHAVSQPISMGHGPRRSGSFPGSEVANVLSPRSSETGGLGVKMVEYVLGTSPTNKDLESRMRGLVLNPTEDKDKKEKASSPPLQDMEGNTNGCPPHSHAMMLSNGLSSDDDAKAFKYASEAASNGLPYHMNVDAYSRTPGSRQPSPSEEDLTKNHSPGLPITHSVPIKSGDGMGMPPSNSHSAMVGSLTGPIQGPGMSNGIGPMSGLVNGGGPPGLGLSSSGTADGHNNHYEPVMMEPPGVHFDSSYSVLSTMDTQSSGMLHQNFDAHMFRHHHHQQQQQHQAQQQQQQQQQQQQPPLPPPPQQHQQSQQVQLLAQQQFLAAQQQQIGLAGPAGGPAYPNAPYVINQEPYMQTLIAGHAAMMPQYYGMAPWGMYPGVIPQGPSAPGQVAPGQHQQGQPRRPMSPNSLSDHPPVPQPGQYQVIPAYYDQNGSLVMGNMRGIGNGGMNGPVRLMSPAPMVLQNPSGPNSGNMRLMGNQGQQMSAAAQQQQQQQQQQQQQQQQQPSIYNNGQQQSLYSNTPGPSTSHSHNGPNNPGLGGLQNMQQNSGLGSNFGALGLQQSNSLGFGNSALGSIGSPSLGLANGQGRRDSFDRNSTSTFSPSLGEYGRGKWPQNYGALGTVTASPGPLGLSSGSLTPPPNMGGASSGLQLGLGPFVSGGRLMSAAPGSEMMKFRNGSTTPSSVGTGGLFGAGAGGSLFAKMGGAGRQPQHPHNGIIGVGLDKMTGRSRLLEDFRNNRFPNLQLRDIANHIVEFSQDQHGSRFIQQKLERATPAEKQMVFTEIIVGTYALMTDVFGNYVIQKFFEFGSPEQKSTLAQKIRGHVLPLALQMYGCRVIQKALESVPSDQQKEIVRELDGHVLKCVKDQNGNHVVQKCIECVDPMQLQFIIDAFEGQVLSLSTHPYGCRVIQRILEHCTPEQTSPVLNELHHNTETLIQDQYGNYVIQHVLEHGKSEDKLRIVTAVKGKVLSLSQHKFASNVVEKCVSHATRSERASLIDEVISFNDASPHSPLHTMMKDQYANYVVQKMIDVAEPSQRKLLMHKIRPHVSTLRKYTYGKHILAKLEKYFLKNNVDLGPIGPPSNGVIG; encoded by the exons ATGAAGTGGGTGGGAGGTGATTCTCAAGAAACTCCTTCTTCTTGTTCCGGAATGCTGGGCAACGGAAGTCATGTGCCACTGCAAACT GTGCCAGAAATGGCTCGGCCAATATCTTCACGTTCTCAGGATGATGCCATGGTATCCTACATCTTTCAAAGACCTCAGACTGATGGAAATTTTCAAGCCTTCAGCAAGCATCAATCTAGATGGCTAGGTGACGAGAGTATTTCAGAG GTCAAGCCTGGTCTTGCCAATGATGCTGCACAGGCATCAGTCTCACAACCAAGTGCAGTCAACAGCCAGCAACGGAGCCAGTTTGATCAG ATTGCCCCATCGGCCAAGAAGTTGTGGGGAGTCGAAGAGCAGAAAGAAGACACAAAAAGCAGCCTCTTTAACATCAGTGATCAAACTTGGAGAGACTCGACGTGGAGTAATTCAACTATCG ATCATGCTGTTTCACAGCCCATCTCGATGGGTCATGGTCCCAGACGTTCTGGCAGCTTTCCTGGCAGCGAGGTGGCCAATGTTTTGTCGCCGCGGTCCTCTGAAACCGGCGGACTTGGCGTCAAGATGGTCGAATACGTCCTCGGCACATCACCTACTAACAAAGATCTAGAGAGTCGGATGAGAGGGCTGGTCCTC AATCCGACAGAAGATAAAGACAAGAAGGAGAAAGCCTCGTCGCCACCTCTTCAAGACATGGAGGGGAATACAAATGGTTGTCCTCCCCACTCACATGCTATGATGTTGTCGAACGGATTGTCTTCGGACGATGATGCAAAGGCTTTCAAATATGCCTCGGAGGCAGCGTCCAATGGCCTGCCATATCACATGAACGTAGACGCATATAGTCGGACGCCGGGAAGTAGGCAACCTTCGCCTTCCGAAGAAGATCTGACCAAGAATCACAGCCCGGGTTTACCTATTACACACTCGGTGCCCATCAAATCTGGTGACGGGATGGGTATGCCTCCTAGCAATTCTCACAGTGCTATGGTAGGATCACTGACTGGCCCGATCCAAGGCCCAGGCATGTCTAATGGTATCGGTCCCATGAGTGGACTTGTCAATGGTGGAGGACCACCCG GATTGGGACTATCTTCCAGCGGAACAGCCGATGGACATAACAACCATTACGAACCGGTGATGATGGAGCCGCCGGGAGTGCACTTTGACAGCAGTTACTCAGTGCTTTCCACTATGGATACTCAATCGTCAGGAATGCTCCATCAGAATTTTGACGCTCAC ATGtttcgtcatcatcatcaccagcagcagcaacaacatcaagcccaacagcagcaacaacaacaacagcagcagcagcagccccCTCTTCCGCCGCCTCCACAGCAACATCAACAATCCCAACAGGTCCAACTTCTTGCCCAACAGCAGTTTCTTGCagcccagcaacagcaaattg GGCTTGCAGGTCCAGCAGGTGGCCCAGCTTACCCAAATGCACCATACGTAATCAATCAAGAGCCGTACATGCAAACTTTGATTGCAG GCCACGCAGCGATGATGCCACAATACTATGGAATGGCACCATGGGGCATGTATCCGGGTGTCATTCCGCAAGGACCCAGTGCTCCCGGCCAAGTAGCTCCTGGTCAACATCAACAAGGCCAGCCGAGACGACCGATGTCACCGAACTCACTGTCTGATCATCCGCCCGTTCCTCAGCCTGGTCAGTATCAGGTCATCCCTGCATATTACGATCAAAACGGATCGCTGGTCATGGGCAACATGAGGGGTATCGGAAATGGTGGCATGAATGGTCCCGTTCGCCTAATGTCGCCTGCTCCCATGGTACTGCAAAATCCAAGTGGTCCTAACTCAGGTAATATGAGACTAATGGGCAACCAAGGACAACAAATGTCCGCTGCggcccagcaacagcagcagcagcagcaacaacaacaacagcagcaacaacaacaaccatcGATTTACAACAATGGCCAGCAGCAATCCTTGTACAGTAACACTCCGGGTCCTTCAACATCGCATTCTCACAACGGTCCCAACAATCCAGGACTTGGCGGCCTACAGAACATGCAGCAAAATTCCGGTTTGGGAAGCAATTTTGGAGCTTTGGGCTTGCAACAAAGCAATAGCCTTGGATTTGGCAATAGCGCATTAGGATCAATTGGTTCACCATCACTTGGATTGGCCAACGGACAAGGACGGCGCGACTCCTTCGATCGAAATTCGACGTCAACCTTCTCACCGTCGCTGGGTGAATACGGCAGAGGAAAATGGCCGCAGAATTACGGTGCCCTTGGTACCGTCACCGCTTCTCCTGGCCCGCTGGGTTTATCGTCTGGCTCGTTGACTCCGCCACCAAACATGGGTGGAGCGTCTTCTGGATTACAGCTCGGTTTGGGTCCTTTTGTTTCTGGGGGACGACTTATGTCGGCTGCTCCAGGATCTGAGATGATGAAGTTCCGGAACGGCTCCACCACGCCCAGCAGCGTTGGAACagggggcttgtttggggcGGGGGCGGGTGGCTCTCTTTTTGCCAAAATGGGAGGTGCTGGCCGCCAGCCACAACATCCCCACAACGGAATCATTGGTGTCGGCCTCGACAAGATGACGGGACGATCAAGACTACTGGAAGACTTCCGGAACAACCGCTTCCCCAATCTGCAATTGCGTGACATTGCCAACCACATTGTCGAATTTTCTCAAGACCAGCACGGCTCACGCTTTATCCAGCAGAAATTGGAACGTGCAACGCCGGCTGAAAAACAGATGGTCTTTACCGAGATCATAGTGGGCACTTACGCGCTCATGACGGACGTCTTCGGCAATTACGTCATTCAGAAATTCTTTGAATTTGGCTCACCAGAGCAGAAGAGCACTCTGGCACAGAAAATTCGAGGCCATGTCCTGCCATTGGCTCTTCAAATGTACGGCTGTCGCGTCATTCAAAAAGCGCTGGAGTCGGTACCGTCTGATCAGCAGAAAGAAATTGTACGCGAACTCGACGGCCACGTTCTGAAATGTGTCAAGGATCAAAACGGCAACCACGTGGTCCAGAAATGTATTGAATGCGTCGACCCCATGCAACTGCAGTTCATTATCGATGCTTTTGAGGGACAG gTCCTTTCACTTTCGACACATCCTTATGGATGTCGGGTGATCCAGCGCATACTGGAACACTGCACCCCTGAGCAGACCTCTCCCGTACTGAACGAGCTGCATCACAACACGGAAACCCTGATCCAAGATCAATACGGGAACTATGTGATCCAACATGTCCTTG AACACGGCAAGTCTGAGGACAAATTGCGGATCGTCACAGCCGTGAAGGGCAAGGTGCTGTCGCTGTCGCAGCACAAATTCGCCTCTAACGTGGTGGAAAAATGCGTCTCGCATGCTACTCGATCCGAGAGAGCAAGTCTGATTGACGAAGTGATCAGCTTTAACGACGCGAGTCCGCACAGTCCCCTACACACCATGATGAAGGATCAG TACGCCAACTATGTCGTGCAGAAGATGATTGATGTGGCCGAGCCGTCGCAGCGTAAACTGCTCATGCACAAAATCCGACCGCACGTTTCAACACTCCGCAAGTATACATATGGCAAACACATTCTCGCCAAACTGGAAAAGTATTTCCTTAAGAACAACGTCGATTTGGGACCTATTGGACCCCCGTCGAACGGAGTCATCGGATAA
- the LOC116917708 gene encoding pumilio homolog 2 isoform X2, translated as MKDTSADLIAPSAKKLWGVEEQKEDTKSSLFNISDQTWRDSTWSNSTIDHAVSQPISMGHGPRRSGSFPGSEVANVLSPRSSETGGLGVKMVEYVLGTSPTNKDLESRMRGLVLNPTEDKDKKEKASSPPLQDMEGNTNGCPPHSHAMMLSNGLSSDDDAKAFKYASEAASNGLPYHMNVDAYSRTPGSRQPSPSEEDLTKNHSPGLPITHSVPIKSGDGMGMPPSNSHSAMVGSLTGPIQGPGMSNGIGPMSGLVNGGGPPGLGLSSSGTADGHNNHYEPVMMEPPGVHFDSSYSVLSTMDTQSSGMLHQNFDAHMFRHHHHQQQQQHQAQQQQQQQQQQQQPPLPPPPQQHQQSQQVQLLAQQQFLAAQQQQIGLAGPAGGPAYPNAPYVINQEPYMQTLIAGHAAMMPQYYGMAPWGMYPGVIPQGPSAPGQVAPGQHQQGQPRRPMSPNSLSDHPPVPQPGQYQVIPAYYDQNGSLVMGNMRGIGNGGMNGPVRLMSPAPMVLQNPSGPNSGNMRLMGNQGQQMSAAAQQQQQQQQQQQQQQQQQPSIYNNGQQQSLYSNTPGPSTSHSHNGPNNPGLGGLQNMQQNSGLGSNFGALGLQQSNSLGFGNSALGSIGSPSLGLANGQGRRDSFDRNSTSTFSPSLGEYGRGKWPQNYGALGTVTASPGPLGLSSGSLTPPPNMGGASSGLQLGLGPFVSGGRLMSAAPGSEMMKFRNGSTTPSSVGTGGLFGAGAGGSLFAKMGGAGRQPQHPHNGIIGVGLDKMTGRSRLLEDFRNNRFPNLQLRDIANHIVEFSQDQHGSRFIQQKLERATPAEKQMVFTEIIVGTYALMTDVFGNYVIQKFFEFGSPEQKSTLAQKIRGHVLPLALQMYGCRVIQKALESVPSDQQKEIVRELDGHVLKCVKDQNGNHVVQKCIECVDPMQLQFIIDAFEGQVLSLSTHPYGCRVIQRILEHCTPEQTSPVLNELHHNTETLIQDQYGNYVIQHVLEHGKSEDKLRIVTAVKGKVLSLSQHKFASNVVEKCVSHATRSERASLIDEVISFNDASPHSPLHTMMKDQYANYVVQKMIDVAEPSQRKLLMHKIRPHVSTLRKYTYGKHILAKLEKYFLKNNVDLGPIGPPSNGVIG; from the exons ATGAAGGACACGAGCGCAGACTTA ATTGCCCCATCGGCCAAGAAGTTGTGGGGAGTCGAAGAGCAGAAAGAAGACACAAAAAGCAGCCTCTTTAACATCAGTGATCAAACTTGGAGAGACTCGACGTGGAGTAATTCAACTATCG ATCATGCTGTTTCACAGCCCATCTCGATGGGTCATGGTCCCAGACGTTCTGGCAGCTTTCCTGGCAGCGAGGTGGCCAATGTTTTGTCGCCGCGGTCCTCTGAAACCGGCGGACTTGGCGTCAAGATGGTCGAATACGTCCTCGGCACATCACCTACTAACAAAGATCTAGAGAGTCGGATGAGAGGGCTGGTCCTC AATCCGACAGAAGATAAAGACAAGAAGGAGAAAGCCTCGTCGCCACCTCTTCAAGACATGGAGGGGAATACAAATGGTTGTCCTCCCCACTCACATGCTATGATGTTGTCGAACGGATTGTCTTCGGACGATGATGCAAAGGCTTTCAAATATGCCTCGGAGGCAGCGTCCAATGGCCTGCCATATCACATGAACGTAGACGCATATAGTCGGACGCCGGGAAGTAGGCAACCTTCGCCTTCCGAAGAAGATCTGACCAAGAATCACAGCCCGGGTTTACCTATTACACACTCGGTGCCCATCAAATCTGGTGACGGGATGGGTATGCCTCCTAGCAATTCTCACAGTGCTATGGTAGGATCACTGACTGGCCCGATCCAAGGCCCAGGCATGTCTAATGGTATCGGTCCCATGAGTGGACTTGTCAATGGTGGAGGACCACCCG GATTGGGACTATCTTCCAGCGGAACAGCCGATGGACATAACAACCATTACGAACCGGTGATGATGGAGCCGCCGGGAGTGCACTTTGACAGCAGTTACTCAGTGCTTTCCACTATGGATACTCAATCGTCAGGAATGCTCCATCAGAATTTTGACGCTCAC ATGtttcgtcatcatcatcaccagcagcagcaacaacatcaagcccaacagcagcaacaacaacaacagcagcagcagcagccccCTCTTCCGCCGCCTCCACAGCAACATCAACAATCCCAACAGGTCCAACTTCTTGCCCAACAGCAGTTTCTTGCagcccagcaacagcaaattg GGCTTGCAGGTCCAGCAGGTGGCCCAGCTTACCCAAATGCACCATACGTAATCAATCAAGAGCCGTACATGCAAACTTTGATTGCAG GCCACGCAGCGATGATGCCACAATACTATGGAATGGCACCATGGGGCATGTATCCGGGTGTCATTCCGCAAGGACCCAGTGCTCCCGGCCAAGTAGCTCCTGGTCAACATCAACAAGGCCAGCCGAGACGACCGATGTCACCGAACTCACTGTCTGATCATCCGCCCGTTCCTCAGCCTGGTCAGTATCAGGTCATCCCTGCATATTACGATCAAAACGGATCGCTGGTCATGGGCAACATGAGGGGTATCGGAAATGGTGGCATGAATGGTCCCGTTCGCCTAATGTCGCCTGCTCCCATGGTACTGCAAAATCCAAGTGGTCCTAACTCAGGTAATATGAGACTAATGGGCAACCAAGGACAACAAATGTCCGCTGCggcccagcaacagcagcagcagcagcaacaacaacaacagcagcaacaacaacaaccatcGATTTACAACAATGGCCAGCAGCAATCCTTGTACAGTAACACTCCGGGTCCTTCAACATCGCATTCTCACAACGGTCCCAACAATCCAGGACTTGGCGGCCTACAGAACATGCAGCAAAATTCCGGTTTGGGAAGCAATTTTGGAGCTTTGGGCTTGCAACAAAGCAATAGCCTTGGATTTGGCAATAGCGCATTAGGATCAATTGGTTCACCATCACTTGGATTGGCCAACGGACAAGGACGGCGCGACTCCTTCGATCGAAATTCGACGTCAACCTTCTCACCGTCGCTGGGTGAATACGGCAGAGGAAAATGGCCGCAGAATTACGGTGCCCTTGGTACCGTCACCGCTTCTCCTGGCCCGCTGGGTTTATCGTCTGGCTCGTTGACTCCGCCACCAAACATGGGTGGAGCGTCTTCTGGATTACAGCTCGGTTTGGGTCCTTTTGTTTCTGGGGGACGACTTATGTCGGCTGCTCCAGGATCTGAGATGATGAAGTTCCGGAACGGCTCCACCACGCCCAGCAGCGTTGGAACagggggcttgtttggggcGGGGGCGGGTGGCTCTCTTTTTGCCAAAATGGGAGGTGCTGGCCGCCAGCCACAACATCCCCACAACGGAATCATTGGTGTCGGCCTCGACAAGATGACGGGACGATCAAGACTACTGGAAGACTTCCGGAACAACCGCTTCCCCAATCTGCAATTGCGTGACATTGCCAACCACATTGTCGAATTTTCTCAAGACCAGCACGGCTCACGCTTTATCCAGCAGAAATTGGAACGTGCAACGCCGGCTGAAAAACAGATGGTCTTTACCGAGATCATAGTGGGCACTTACGCGCTCATGACGGACGTCTTCGGCAATTACGTCATTCAGAAATTCTTTGAATTTGGCTCACCAGAGCAGAAGAGCACTCTGGCACAGAAAATTCGAGGCCATGTCCTGCCATTGGCTCTTCAAATGTACGGCTGTCGCGTCATTCAAAAAGCGCTGGAGTCGGTACCGTCTGATCAGCAGAAAGAAATTGTACGCGAACTCGACGGCCACGTTCTGAAATGTGTCAAGGATCAAAACGGCAACCACGTGGTCCAGAAATGTATTGAATGCGTCGACCCCATGCAACTGCAGTTCATTATCGATGCTTTTGAGGGACAG gTCCTTTCACTTTCGACACATCCTTATGGATGTCGGGTGATCCAGCGCATACTGGAACACTGCACCCCTGAGCAGACCTCTCCCGTACTGAACGAGCTGCATCACAACACGGAAACCCTGATCCAAGATCAATACGGGAACTATGTGATCCAACATGTCCTTG AACACGGCAAGTCTGAGGACAAATTGCGGATCGTCACAGCCGTGAAGGGCAAGGTGCTGTCGCTGTCGCAGCACAAATTCGCCTCTAACGTGGTGGAAAAATGCGTCTCGCATGCTACTCGATCCGAGAGAGCAAGTCTGATTGACGAAGTGATCAGCTTTAACGACGCGAGTCCGCACAGTCCCCTACACACCATGATGAAGGATCAG TACGCCAACTATGTCGTGCAGAAGATGATTGATGTGGCCGAGCCGTCGCAGCGTAAACTGCTCATGCACAAAATCCGACCGCACGTTTCAACACTCCGCAAGTATACATATGGCAAACACATTCTCGCCAAACTGGAAAAGTATTTCCTTAAGAACAACGTCGATTTGGGACCTATTGGACCCCCGTCGAACGGAGTCATCGGATAA
- the LOC116917728 gene encoding pre-mRNA 3'-end-processing factor FIP1, whose protein sequence is MFTLTIMADQEASYPARHSDEADNSNSQFPDSSEQLPDDYGEDGKGEQDIAGNGEIYEIENEDHIAIERNMEFTREGYDHVESEENNEEKEERQYDGQENEEDEEDESDDDVQITIGDIKSGPAAYTGFNVKRGALGTAAQGLGEKSKFTVDEFEGSMAINGVPAHEFSLDSLEDKPWRKPGADITDYFNYGFNEITWQAYCERQRRSRMESGAGVPASLGLGPPPKMMAAPAQAIPISVVNENSKYAGSVVVKKAGPPPARKMAGAIDVIGGGNLSSRRPESGVSPAPSMEEQPEVVVEAPIEKPPVSIDFSRPPPGFPNMALPPPFGMPPPVIPPPMMLPPPPIVPDPYANEFMAGPGAPGDDYYQYEPTQDSQWGSSDWRGPPPMGIPLPMGMNPPGKQRRESLGTPPVPGEESRLNTSGSRRRRSRSRSPKDEREKEKDVEKDRGKERDRDRDRDRDRDRDKRERRSDKDKDRASGRDRERDRDRDRSDRDRSDRRRRHRGSKSRSRSPTSHKRSSKRSKRDRSKSKSSSD, encoded by the exons ATGTTTACACTCACAATAATGGCCGACCAGGAGGCCAGCTACCCGGCCCGGCACTCAGACGAGGCAGATAATTCTAATTCTCAATTCCCGGATTCCTCGGAACAGTTACCAGATGACTAC GGAGAAGATGGCAAAGGTGAGCAAGACATCGCCGGCAATGGAGAGATCTacgaaattgaaaatgaagacCATATTGCTATCGAAAGAAATATGGAATTCACCAGAGAAGGCTACG ATCATGTGGAATCagaagaaaataatgaagaaaaagaggagagGCAATATGATGGTCAAGAGAATGAAGAGGATGAGGAAGATGAAAGTGATGATGATGTCCAAATCACAATCGGTGACATAAAATCTGGTCCAGCAGCTTATACTGGTTTTAATGTTAAAAGAGGAGCACTTGGAACAGCCGCACAAGGATTGGGAGAAAAAAGCAAA TTTACTGTGGATGAGTTTGAAGGCTCAATGGCAATCAATGGAGTACCTGCACATGAATTCAGTTTGGACTCTTTAGAGGATAAGCCTTGGAGGAAGCCTGGTGCTGACATCACTGATTATTTTAATTATGGTTTCAACGAAATAACGTGGCAAGCGTACTGTGAGAGGCAAAGGCGATCTCGGATGGAATCTGGAGCTGGTGTGCCAGCTAGCCTTGGATTAGGTCCCCCACCCAAG ATGATGGCTGCCCCTGCTCAAGCGATACCAATATCAGTGGTTAATGAAAATTCGAAATATGCAGGGTCGGTAGTAGTGAAAAAAGCAGGTCCTCCACCAGCACGCAAAATGGCGGGTGCTATCGATGTTATTGGTGGAGGTAATCTCTCATCTCGTCGCCCAGAATCAGGCGTTTCTCCTGCGCCGTCGATGGAAGAGCAACCGGAAGTGGTG GTTGAAGCTCCTATCGAAAAACCACCGGTCTCAATAGATTTCTCACGTCCTCCTCCCGGTTTCCCAAATATGGCCCTACCTCCGCCATTTGGTATGCCACCACCGGTAATTCCTCCCCCAATGATGTTACCACCGCCACCTATAGTACCTGACCCTTATGCCAATGAATTTATGGCTGGTCCGGGGGCACCCGGCGATGACTATTACCAATACGAACCCACGCAGGATTCGCAGTGGGGTTCTTCA GATTGGCGAGGACCACCACCCATGGGAATACCACTTCCAATGGGCATGAACCCACCGGGAAAGCAACGAAGAGAGAGCCTAGGGACCCCTCCCGTTCCCGGAGAAGAATCTCG CTTAAACACCAGTGGCAGTCGAAGACGTCGCTCACGAAGCCGTTCTCCTAAAGATGaacgtgaaaaagaaaaagacgttGAAAAGGATCGGGGcaaagagagagacagagataGAGACCGTGATAGAGATCGAGATCGCGACAAGAG GGAACGTCGGTCGGATAAGGATAAAGATCGTGCAAGTGGCCGTGATCGTGAAAGAGATCGTGATCGTGATCGCAGTGATAGAGATCGTAGTGATCGCAGACGACGTCACCGTGGCAGTAAAAGTCGGAGTCGAAGTCCGACGTCTCATAAACGCTCTTCGAAGCGCTCGAAAAGAGACAGGAGTAAAAGCAAAAGCTCGTCGGATTAA